A region from the Gossypium hirsutum isolate 1008001.06 chromosome A08, Gossypium_hirsutum_v2.1, whole genome shotgun sequence genome encodes:
- the LOC107903861 gene encoding VAN3-binding protein, producing MDFNSKPSPSEACQETMDFLSRTWCNFAVQALQPQLRDQSIVVLDNQIKALESDTSLSFTNTEKSANIDATDFKSSLPPWKSDDVKSWIWKQQAMHPELNYNSCFRKKWMPWKIVPFKGISIKKWMKEMKAKGKEKDRLQRAEVQAAISVAGLAAALAAVAAENSKREYCSPTKEAAVASAAALVAAQCAKVAEAMGAKKEQLGSVIASTMSGTTASEILTLTAAVNTSLKGAATLKARTGCKNRYNGSAPLLPFENSNDLPFEFDKCRSMLAKGAELGVETPDAKYMVRWASIDLNGDSKVIIKLRKLSLLKSKKERIILGLHAELYRDPAADETTDTCYVVVLTTNSGMVKLDMVDDYQLYKTWSTTIYHMLMVSTSLTKYDLQLCKN from the exons ATGGATTTCAATTCCAAACCATCGCCTTCTGAGGCATGTCAGGAGACCATGGATTTTCTGTCGCGTACTTGGTGCAACTTTGCAGTTCAAGCTCTGCAGCCTCAGCTGCGTGATCAATCGATTGTTGTCTTAGACAATCAAATCAAGGCCCTTGAGAGTGACACCTCATTGTCTTTTACG AATACGGAGAAAAGCGCAAATATTGATGCTACTGATTTCAAGTCGTCTTTGCCACCATGGAAGTCCGATGATGTGAAG TCATGGATATGGAAGCAACAAGCAATGCATCCAGAGCTGAACTACAACAGCTGTTTTCGAAAGAAATGG ATGCCCTGGAAGATAGTCCCTTTCAAGGGTATCTCAATCAAGAAATGGATGAAGGAGATGAAAgcaaagggaaaggaaaaggatAGATTACAAAGAGCAGAAGTGCAGGCAGCAATATCAGTGGCAGGCTTAGCAGCAGCACTGGCTGCAGTTGCAGCCGAGAATTCCAAAAGGGAATATTGTAGCCCAACCAAGGAGGCGGCAGTAGCCTCAGCAGCTGCTCTTGTTGCGGCACAATGCGCCAAAGTGGCAGAAGCAATGGGGGCAAAGAAAGAGCAGCTCGGCAGTGTTATAGCTTCGACCATGAGTGGTACAACTGCAAGTGAGATCTTAACACTAACTGCAGCAGTTAATACTT CTTTAAA AGGAGCTGCTACCCTTAAAGCAAGAACAGGATGCAAGAACAGATACAATGGTAGTGCCCCACTGCTTCCATTTGAGAACAGCAACGATCTTCCATTTGAGTTTGATAAATGCAGGTCAATGCTAGCAAAGGGTGCTGAGCTTGGTGTAGAAACACCAGATG CGAAATACATGGTTAGATGGGCCTCCATAGACCTCAATGGTGATTCAAAG GTTATTATTAAACTAAGGAAGCTAAGCCTGTTGAAAAGCAAGAAAGAAC GCATTATACTGGGCCTGCATGCTGAGTTGTATAGAGATCCTGCAGCTGATGAGACTACTGACACATGTTACGTAGTCGTCTTGACGACAAATTCGGGAATGGTTAAACTTGACATGGTAGATGATTACCAGCTTTATAAGACATGGTCTACAACCATTTATCACATGCTTATGGTTTCCACTTCTCTTACCAAATATGATCTTCAGCTCTGCAAAAACTGA